The Candidatus Endomicrobium procryptotermitis genomic sequence CTTTTGAGGTTATAAGAGATGAAAAAAAATGCATACAATGTAAGGTTTGCATTCAACAGTGCGCAAATCTTGTGCACGCCTATGATGAGGACGAAGACATCGTAAAAGCCGACGATATGAAATGTGTCAATTGCCACAGGTGTGTTCTTTTGTGTCCGACGAGAGCTTTGAAAATAAAAAAGTATTCTCTGGAGTTTAAAGAAAACGCCAACTGGACGGGAGCGGCCATAAACGAAATTTATAAACAGGCGCAAAGCGGCGGAGTGCTTCTGTCAAGCATGGGAAATCCGAAACCTTTTCCGATATATTGGGACAGAATGCTTTTAAATGCCAGCCAGGTGACAAATCCTTCAATAGATCCTCTCAGAGAACCAATGGAAACAAAAGTGATGATAGGTAGAAAACCAGAAAAACTTGAATTCGATTCTAACAGCAAACTTATTACTGAAATGCCTCCCCAACTTGAACTCAATATTCCGATAATGTTTTCCGCAATGAGTTATGGTTCCATTTCAAGAAACGCTCACGAATCTCTTGCGCGCGCCGCTTCCGAACTTGGCATATACTACAATACAGGTGAAGGCGGTCTGAACAGAGGTTTTTATAAATATGGAAAAAATACAATAGTGCAGGTTGCTTCTGGAAGGTTTGGAGTAAATAAAGAGTATCTGAACGCCGGAGCGGCGATAGAAATTAAAATAGGGCAAGGTGCAAAGCCAGGAATAGGCGGTCATCTTCCGGGAGAAAAAGTCGACGAAGACGTTTCCGCAACAAGGATGATACCAGAAGGCTCAGATGCAATTTCCCCAGCTCCTCATCACGATATTTATTCAATAGAAGATTTAAGGCAGCTTATATATTCGTTGAAAGAAGTTACGGAATATAAAAAGCCGGTTTTTGTAAAAATTGCCGCGGTTCATAATGCCGCAGCGATAGCTTCTGGAATAGCCAGAGCAGGAGCGGATGCGATAGTAATTGACGGTTTCAGAGGTGGGACGGGAGCTGCTCCTACAAGAGTGAGAGACAATGTTGGAATTCCCGTAGAACTCGCTCTTGCGACAATAGACCAGAGACTAAGAGAAGAAGGTATAAGAAATCAGGTTTCAATTATAGCCGCAGGCTCGATAAGAAACAGTGCCGATATAGTAAAAGCGATTGCTTTGGGAGCTGATGCCGTCTACATAGCTTCTGCAGCGGTAATAGCGTTGGGATGCCATATGTGTCACGCTTGTTCGACTGGAAAATGCAATTGGGGTATCGCCACGCAAGAACCCGAACTCGTAAAAAGGCTTAATCCTGATATAATGTATAAAAGGCTTATTAATTTAATATCAGCGTGGAATCATGAAATTCAGGAAATACTTGGAGGAATGGGCATAAACGCCATAGACAGTTTAAGAGGAAACAGGCTTATGCTCAGGGGAATAGACTTAAATGATAAAGAGCTTGAAATTCTCGGTATTAAGTATGCAGGGGAATAAATAAAATGAAAAGAGTTTACGCGTTTGAAAGCAAATGCCTTGGCTGTGGATTGTGCGAAGTGTATTGCAGAACTGCGCATTCAAAATCGAAAGATATAATAAAAGCGCATAAAAAAGAAAATATAACTTCTTCGATAGTTATCGAAGAAATATTGCAGCCCAAAGCTAAAATGTATTTTGCCCTACAGTGCAGGCATTGTGCGTCACCAAAATGCGTGAAAGCCTGTATTGCCGGAGCGATGTATAAAGATGAAAACGGGCTTGTAAGAAATAATAAAGAAAAATGCGTTGGGTGTCTGTCATGTGTTCTTGTATGTCCTTACGGCGCAATTAAAAAAAATAAAGATGGAAAAGCCGTATCTAAATGCGATTTATGCATAAATTACGGTACGCAGCTCTGCGTTAAGAACTGCCCTAATGAAGCATTGAAGCTTTTAACCGAAGAAGAAGCGGAGGCTTTGATATGAAATATTTGATAATCGGCAACAGCGCGGCAGGAATTAACGCATCCGACGCTGTAAGAACGCTCGATAAAAAAGGCGATATAACAATCGTTTCAAACGAAGAATTTCCTGCTTATGGAAGACCTCTAATATCCTATTTTTTAAGCGGAAAAGTCAAAGCCGAAAATATGAATTACAGGGATGAAGATTTTTATTCTTTAAGAAATATAAAACTGCTTTTAAATACCGAAGCTGAAAAAGTTGATGCCGTAAAGAAAAAAGTTACTTTTAGAGGAGGTGGAAAAGTCGATTACGATAAACTTTTGATAGCTTGCGGAAGCACACCTTTTGTTCCTGAAATAAAAAATCTTAAAGAACAGAAAAACGTTTTTACTTTTTTGACTTATAAAGACAGTATAAAATTGAAAGAAGCCCTAAGTAAAGATTCAAAAGTCATTATTGCCGGCGCTGGACTTATAGGATTAAAAGCTGCAGAAGGTTTGTACGGGCAAGTGGAAAAAATAACAGTCATAGATTTGGCGGACAGGCTGATGTCTTCGGTCCTTGACAAAACCGCCGCGGATATTATTGAAAAGCACATAAAAGAAAAAGACATTGAAGTCCTACACAATATATATATAGAAGAAGTCGAAGGAAAAGAAAAAGTAAAAAGAGTAAAATTTTCAAACGGCGATAGGCCCGAATGCGATATTCTTATTATCGCCATAGGCGTGCGTCCCAACATAAAACTTGCCGTCAGCGCTGGAATTAAAACTGAAAGAGGAATCATAGTTGACGAATATATGCAGACTTCACAGAAAGATATATATGCCGCCGGTGATTGTGTCGAATCGCTTGACATGCTTTCAAATGAAAATAAAGTTTTGGCGTTGTGGCCTAATGCGACTACGCAGGGAGAAACTGCCGGGTTTAATATGACGGGAAAAAGGCATAAAGCGCCGGCTTCTTTTGCGATGAATGCCATATCATTTTTCGGTTTGCAGCTTATTTCTGCAGGAATTGTCAGCAGTGGGGACGCAAATAATCTGTTTTCCGATACGCGCGGCGACAAATTCCGCAGACTTAACATTGCAAATGATAATTTAATAGGATTCGTTTTAATAAATGATAATCAAAGAGCAGGAATTTATACCGCTTTGATAAACGACAGGACAAAATTGTCTTCTCTTGAATACGATATAAAGTCGAAAGACATAGGATTAAACATTTATCCTAAAGAAGCCAGAAAAGGAAAAGCATGGGGTAAATTATGAAAACTATAGACGCTTTAAACATGCATTACCGCGATTTAAACAATCTTATATCAGAAACTTCTGAAATCGATAAAAACATAACGCTTAATAACGTCTACGGTCAAAGATATATAGGGCGAGGACTTGCCAAAAAAGTGAAACTAAAAATTTACGGCACTCCAGGCAACGATATGGCCGCTTATATGGACGGAGCTGAACTTGAAATTTTTTCAAACGCGCAGGACGCGGTTGGAAATACCATGAATGACGGTAAAATAATAATTCATGGCAATTGCGGAGACACAGCCGGGTATTCCATGAGAGGAGGTGAAATTTACGTTGAAGGAAACGTCGGATACAGAGTAGGCATTCATATGAAAGAGTACCGCGAAATGAAGCCTGTTATCGTAATCGGCGGGAAGGCTGGTGACTTTCTTGGCGAATATATGGCGGGGGGAGCCATAATTCTTTTAGGAATAAATCTTAAAAAAGACGAAGATTTGACGGGAAGGTTTTGCGGAACCGGAATGCACGGGGGCACGATTTATCTTAATGGAAAAACCGAAAAATATAAATTGGGCAAAGAAGCCGTAAAAGTTAAGCTGAACGAAGAAGATAAAGCTTTTTTGAAAAAATATATAGATTTATATTCAAAATACTTTAAAAGAGACTTAAAATCATTGAAAATCGAATCGTTTATCAAATATGCTGCTGTAAACAAGAATCCCTATAAGAATATGTATTGCAAATATTGAATTGATTTTTTTGAAAAAAAGATATAGACTAGATAAAAACTTATATAAAATATTCGAAAAATTTCATGATTATACAACATGATAAATTGCAACTGCGTCCGAAAAGAAACAAAACTTTTTAGGATGTTTTTTTATATAATCGAAATAAAGTGTCGAGGGAGATGAAAATGTATACAAAAGAGCGGATTATCCAGCTTGTGAAAGAAAACGGTGTAAAATTTATAAGATTGCAGTTTACCGATATTTTGGGGACTTTGAAAAATGTCGCGATAACCGCAAGCCAGCTTGAAAAAGCGTTGAGTAATCAGTGCATGTTTGACGGCTCCTCTATTGAAGGATTTGTAAGGATAGAAGAAAGCGATATGTATCTCTATCCGGACTTAGATACGTTTGTGATATTTCCGTGGAGGCCGCAGGACGGCAAAGTTGCAAGGCTTATATGCGATGTTTATACGACTGACGGAAAACCTTTTGAAGGCTGTCCTAGATATGCTTTAAAGAAAGTGTTAAAAGAAGCTGCAAATATGGGATACTCGTTTAACGTAGGCTCGGAATGCGAGTTCTTTTTATTTTTAACCGATGATAAAGGCAAACCTACGACGATAACCCACGATGACGCCGGTTATTTCGATTTGGGACCTGTAGATTTGGGAGAAAATGCCAGAAGGGATATGTGTCTTGCTCTGGAAAGCATGGGTTTTGAAATAGAAGCTTCCCATCATGAAGTCGCCAAAGGCCAGCATGAAATTGATTTTAAATATTCCGAAGCACTCAGAGCGGCCGACAATATAAATACTTTTAAAATGGTTGTCAAAACCATAGCGCAAAAACACGGACTTCACGCGACATTTATGCCTAAACCGATTTCCGGAATAAACGGTTCCGGAATGCACACAAATATGTCATTGTTTAAAGACGGCAAAAATACTTTTTTTGATGAAAAAGACGAATTACAACTTTCAGACATAGCGTATAATTTTATCGGCGGATTGATAGAACATATGAAATCTATGACAGTTATAACAAATCCTCTGGTAAATTCGTATAAAAGGCTTGTGCCGGGATATGAAGCTCCTGTTTATATAGCTTGGTCATGCAAAAACAGAAGTCCGCTAATAAGAATTCCAGCTTCAAGAGGCAACAGCACAAGAATAGAGCTGCGCAGTCCTGACCCTTCTTCAAATCCTTACTTGCTTTTGGCGGCTTGTCTTTCTGCTGGTCTTGATGGGATAAAGAAAAAAACGAAACCGCCGATGCCCGTTGACCAAAACATGTTTAAAATGAGTAAAATCGACAGAACAAAAGCCGGGGTGGAAGATTTGCCCGGAGATTTAGAGCAGTCGATGATAGAATTCAAAAACAGCATATTTATGAGAAATGTTTTTGGAGAGCATATTTCAGATCGCTACCTCGAAGCAAAAAGCGAGGAATGGTTTTCTTACATAACTCAGGTTCACAAATGGGAGACGGACGAATATCTTTCCGCATATTGATTAAAAATATAAAATGGACAAGGCGAAGATAATATTTGCAGGTTCTGAATCTGTTGTAAACTCGGTAAAAAAACAGCTGGAAATAGCGTCATTTACCATTATGGGAAGTTCCATCTCCGGTAATGAAGCGCTGAGAAAAGTTACGACTTTATTTCCTGACATAGTCATTACGGATTACAATTTAACCGATATGACGGGGTTGGATTTCGCGCAGATGGTTGAACATTCGCGGATTTGTCCAGTAATAGTTTTGGCGGATTTCAGGCAAAGCGAATATGTGGAAGAATTGAAAAAAAAATCTTTTGAAATATTTTGTATAACAAAACCTATAGATTCGCTGGTGCTTAATCATACGATTTCCCTGATTTTGAGGCTTACCAGAAGAATGCATGAATACGAGCATCAAGTTGACGAACTTAAACATAAACTTGAAGACAGGAAATTGATTGAAAAAGCCAAAGGCATCTTAATGAAAAAGTTTGATATGGATGAAGACGATGCATATAAAGAAATGCAGAAAAAAGCCATGAATTCATCTAAACAGATTGTGCAGATAGCAAAAACTATTATAGATATGTTCAAATTTATAGAGGAAAAGAAATGAAGAAGGAGAAATTT encodes the following:
- a CDS encoding 4Fe-4S dicluster domain-containing protein produces the protein MKRVYAFESKCLGCGLCEVYCRTAHSKSKDIIKAHKKENITSSIVIEEILQPKAKMYFALQCRHCASPKCVKACIAGAMYKDENGLVRNNKEKCVGCLSCVLVCPYGAIKKNKDGKAVSKCDLCINYGTQLCVKNCPNEALKLLTEEEAEALI
- a CDS encoding IMP dehydrogenase yields the protein MSIDFNTPAFEVIRDEKKCIQCKVCIQQCANLVHAYDEDEDIVKADDMKCVNCHRCVLLCPTRALKIKKYSLEFKENANWTGAAINEIYKQAQSGGVLLSSMGNPKPFPIYWDRMLLNASQVTNPSIDPLREPMETKVMIGRKPEKLEFDSNSKLITEMPPQLELNIPIMFSAMSYGSISRNAHESLARAASELGIYYNTGEGGLNRGFYKYGKNTIVQVASGRFGVNKEYLNAGAAIEIKIGQGAKPGIGGHLPGEKVDEDVSATRMIPEGSDAISPAPHHDIYSIEDLRQLIYSLKEVTEYKKPVFVKIAAVHNAAAIASGIARAGADAIVIDGFRGGTGAAPTRVRDNVGIPVELALATIDQRLREEGIRNQVSIIAAGSIRNSADIVKAIALGADAVYIASAAVIALGCHMCHACSTGKCNWGIATQEPELVKRLNPDIMYKRLINLISAWNHEIQEILGGMGINAIDSLRGNRLMLRGIDLNDKELEILGIKYAGE
- a CDS encoding FAD-dependent oxidoreductase produces the protein MKYLIIGNSAAGINASDAVRTLDKKGDITIVSNEEFPAYGRPLISYFLSGKVKAENMNYRDEDFYSLRNIKLLLNTEAEKVDAVKKKVTFRGGGKVDYDKLLIACGSTPFVPEIKNLKEQKNVFTFLTYKDSIKLKEALSKDSKVIIAGAGLIGLKAAEGLYGQVEKITVIDLADRLMSSVLDKTAADIIEKHIKEKDIEVLHNIYIEEVEGKEKVKRVKFSNGDRPECDILIIAIGVRPNIKLAVSAGIKTERGIIVDEYMQTSQKDIYAAGDCVESLDMLSNENKVLALWPNATTQGETAGFNMTGKRHKAPASFAMNAISFFGLQLISAGIVSSGDANNLFSDTRGDKFRRLNIANDNLIGFVLINDNQRAGIYTALINDRTKLSSLEYDIKSKDIGLNIYPKEARKGKAWGKL
- a CDS encoding ANTAR domain-containing protein, which codes for MDKAKIIFAGSESVVNSVKKQLEIASFTIMGSSISGNEALRKVTTLFPDIVITDYNLTDMTGLDFAQMVEHSRICPVIVLADFRQSEYVEELKKKSFEIFCITKPIDSLVLNHTISLILRLTRRMHEYEHQVDELKHKLEDRKLIEKAKGILMKKFDMDEDDAYKEMQKKAMNSSKQIVQIAKTIIDMFKFIEEKK
- the glnA gene encoding type I glutamate--ammonia ligase; the protein is MYTKERIIQLVKENGVKFIRLQFTDILGTLKNVAITASQLEKALSNQCMFDGSSIEGFVRIEESDMYLYPDLDTFVIFPWRPQDGKVARLICDVYTTDGKPFEGCPRYALKKVLKEAANMGYSFNVGSECEFFLFLTDDKGKPTTITHDDAGYFDLGPVDLGENARRDMCLALESMGFEIEASHHEVAKGQHEIDFKYSEALRAADNINTFKMVVKTIAQKHGLHATFMPKPISGINGSGMHTNMSLFKDGKNTFFDEKDELQLSDIAYNFIGGLIEHMKSMTVITNPLVNSYKRLVPGYEAPVYIAWSCKNRSPLIRIPASRGNSTRIELRSPDPSSNPYLLLAACLSAGLDGIKKKTKPPMPVDQNMFKMSKIDRTKAGVEDLPGDLEQSMIEFKNSIFMRNVFGEHISDRYLEAKSEEWFSYITQVHKWETDEYLSAY